GTTGCGAATGCGCAACTTATCGGACACGATACTAAAAACTATTTAGGCGACTATACCGAAGGAACCGGAAAAACAATTTACCTGACCGATGATAAGGGCAGAACGTTGTATGCCTTTAAACCCGACAAATTCAACAAAAACAATTATACTGCTGCAGATTTCAGTAATGATGCGATCTGGCCTATCTTTCAAAAAGAGACTGGAGCTCTGCCTTCGCTTGTTCGTACGGCTGACATCGCTGTCATTACCGTCTATGGAAAGAAACAATTAACGTTCAAAGGATGGCCCTTATATTACTTCGGCCAGGATACACAGCGTGGAGATAATAAAGGGATAAGTTTCCCACGCGTTGGCGTTTGGCCAATCGTAAACGACAACTCTGCCGTTGCCCCTGCTAACTAAGCCAAAACTAACTATTCAAACTTATGGCACAAAATCTAAAAACCGTAAATCCTTGCCTCAGAGCACATCATTACCTAGTCATTTTTTTCTTTACCTTAACAGTTCTCTCCTTCTCCGCCTGTACCAAAAAGCAGGCGCAAGAACTTACGAACAATCCGGATAACGGCAATGAAACTGTGACGGTACTAAATGTGTCTTACACGAATTTTTCTAAAGCACTCTTTGAAACGAAATGTAGTTCGTGCCACGCGACAGGACGTTCGGCCAGTGGACGATGGACGTTCAGTGGTTATATCTCCGTCAAAGACAATATTGCAAAGATTAATAATGCGGTACTGGTGACCAAATCCATGCCACTAGGCAGCTCACTCTCCGCAAAAGAAATAGAACTGCTGGATGCATGGATCAAAAGGAATTCACCTGAAAACTAATGTTAGGCATATGAAAAAAATCAACATGTACATAGCGCTCTTCATGATGCTCATCGCTATGACGACCATTGCGCAGCAAAAGGCTTCTTTTGTTTCAAAAGAGACCAGCATCACCTTTTTTAGTAATGCGCCATTGGAAGACATCGAAGCCAAAAGTACCTTAGGCGCTTCGGCGATGAACCTTCAAACGGGAGATATCATCTTTCGGGTAAAAAATACATCTTTTCAATTTGACAAAAAGCTCATGCAGGAGCATTTCAATGAAAATTACATGGAAAGTGATCAATACCCCCTATCAGAATTTAAAGGCAAAGTCGACAACGCGGACAAATTAACAAAGGATGGCAGCTATACGCTGAATGTAAGAGGCACACTTCTAATCCATGGGGTTACTAAACCTTACAGTACAAAGGCAACATTTACTGTTACAGATGGCACGATAAAGGCGGTAGCAAATTTTCAGGTCAAACTTGCAGATCATAAAATTTCTATTCCTTCCATCGTTGGAAAAAAAATTGCTGAAGTAGTCAAAATCACCGTTGATGCGACCTACAAACCATAATACGAATTCATTACAAATGAGAAAAATACTACTTATACTCCTTTGCTTTCCTTTCGCAAAGTCATTTGCGCAGGAAGATCTCGATAAATTAATCCATATCGATGCACCCAAAAATGAAAAAGTCACGGCGACCTTTAAATCCGGCAATTTGATCAATCTCAAGACCACAGAAACAATTCATCGTAATGAAATGGACTTTAGAGTAGATCACCGCTTTGGCGATATCGCGGGCAGCGCGGGTGGAGGTAAAAATTTCTTTGGCCTCGATAATTCGACCGACATCCGAATCGGTTTTGATTACGGTCTATTAGATAATCTAAACATTGGAATCGCTCGCGCGAAGGGTGCAACAGAGGTTAGACAACTCTTTGAGGGGAATGTGAAATACCGATTTATCGAACAAACGGTCGACAATAATGTACCTGTTTCCGTTGCTTTTTTTGGAAGTACAATCCTATCTGCCATGGAAGCCAGCCCGGATAAATCTTCGGCAGCAAGCTTTGAAGACTTCAATGACCGATTGAGTTATGTGACGCAGCTCATCATTGCCCGTAAATTTAGCTCAAATCTATCGCTTGTTGTAGTCCCAACCTATCTTCACCGAAACTATACAGCTTATAACGATCAGAATGATGTATTCGCTATCGGTATCGGTGGGCGGGCTAAGGTTAGTAATCGAATTGCGCTAGTCGCAGACTATACATTGCCTTTCCGAAAAGCATCGAACAAGAAGTACCGTGAAGAAGTGGGTGGTCAACGTTACTATAATGCTTTGGGTGTCGGTCTAGAAATGGATACCGGAGGCCATATCTTCCACCTCAATTTTACCAATGCGACCGCAATACAAGAATCTCAGTTTATCAGCGAAACAAATAGCTCATGGGGCAAAGGGCAATTTCGCTGGGGATTTAGCATTGCGCGACGATTCAATTTTAACAAA
The DNA window shown above is from Sphingobacterium thalpophilum and carries:
- a CDS encoding cytochrome c, with translation MAQNLKTVNPCLRAHHYLVIFFFTLTVLSFSACTKKQAQELTNNPDNGNETVTVLNVSYTNFSKALFETKCSSCHATGRSASGRWTFSGYISVKDNIAKINNAVLVTKSMPLGSSLSAKEIELLDAWIKRNSPEN
- a CDS encoding YceI family protein, with translation MKKINMYIALFMMLIAMTTIAQQKASFVSKETSITFFSNAPLEDIEAKSTLGASAMNLQTGDIIFRVKNTSFQFDKKLMQEHFNENYMESDQYPLSEFKGKVDNADKLTKDGSYTLNVRGTLLIHGVTKPYSTKATFTVTDGTIKAVANFQVKLADHKISIPSIVGKKIAEVVKITVDATYKP
- a CDS encoding DUF5777 family beta-barrel protein, giving the protein MRKILLILLCFPFAKSFAQEDLDKLIHIDAPKNEKVTATFKSGNLINLKTTETIHRNEMDFRVDHRFGDIAGSAGGGKNFFGLDNSTDIRIGFDYGLLDNLNIGIARAKGATEVRQLFEGNVKYRFIEQTVDNNVPVSVAFFGSTILSAMEASPDKSSAASFEDFNDRLSYVTQLIIARKFSSNLSLVVVPTYLHRNYTAYNDQNDVFAIGIGGRAKVSNRIALVADYTLPFRKASNKKYREEVGGQRYYNALGVGLEMDTGGHIFHLNFTNATAIQESQFISETNSSWGKGQFRWGFSIARRFNFNKK